The DNA segment GGCGATCGATTTTCTCAACGATCGTAGGATCGCTCGAGACCTCTAATCGAACCACCGGTTCGGCGTTTCAACGTCGGCGATACGGATCCGTCGGTGTTCTCTCATCCGACTCATAAATGAGGTGTTTTATCATGGGACGGAGTGTGCAGATCGTATGCAGCCAGGTGTAGTCATTCCGCGGAACTTGGAGCGGGATCCGACCGAACTCGCCATTAACGCCGAGAGGTGGGGATACGACTCGGTTTGGATGGGGGAGTTGTGGGGGACCAGTTCGGTAGTCAAGCTCACGGAGATCGCATGCCGAACGGAGGAGATCGCAATCGGCACTGCGATCCTGAACATCTACTCCCGGTCGCCGGCAGTACTCGCGATGACTGCTGCGACCCTCGACCGAGTCTCAGACGGACGGGCTTACCTCGGGGTTGGCCCGAGTACGCCGACAGCGATCGAGAACATTCACGGCATGGAGTTCGATCGCCCCGCGCGTCGGGCCCACGAAACGATCGACCTGATCCAACGACTCGCTACGACCGAGAATGATCGAATCGACTATGACGGCGAACTGGTCAGCGTTACTGGCGTACCCACGTTAGGACGGGACATCCCCATCTATTTCGCTGCTCTCGGGCCGGCGAATCGCCGGATCGTCGGTAGACTATGTGACGGCTGGATTCCTCATAACATCCCCCTCTTCAAGCTGAACGACGCCTTTGAGACCATCGCGGAAACGGCTCGAGAGGCCGGACGCGATCCGGATTCCATAACGATCGCGCCATACGTCCCTGCAGCCGTAAGCGACGACGACGAGAGAGCCCGGAAAGCACTCCGGGGTCATATCGCGTACTACACGTCGAGTTCCGAAGGGTACAGACGAGCGGTGGAACCCTATTATCCGAACGAGACTACCGAGATAGCCGAACGATGGCGAGCGGGTGATCGAGGTGAAGCCGTGGACCTCGTGACCGACGATATGGTTCGTGATCTCGGTATCGCGGGTACACCGGAGAGCGCACGGAATCAGTTCCGCGAACTCCTCGAGGAATCGATCATCGACCGCCCCCTGATCACCATCCCAGAACAAGCAGCGGACGACCTCGCCGAACGGACGGTTAA comes from the Halalkalicoccus sp. CG83 genome and includes:
- a CDS encoding LLM class flavin-dependent oxidoreductase; the encoded protein is MQPGVVIPRNLERDPTELAINAERWGYDSVWMGELWGTSSVVKLTEIACRTEEIAIGTAILNIYSRSPAVLAMTAATLDRVSDGRAYLGVGPSTPTAIENIHGMEFDRPARRAHETIDLIQRLATTENDRIDYDGELVSVTGVPTLGRDIPIYFAALGPANRRIVGRLCDGWIPHNIPLFKLNDAFETIAETAREAGRDPDSITIAPYVPAAVSDDDERARKALRGHIAYYTSSSEGYRRAVEPYYPNETTEIAERWRAGDRGEAVDLVTDDMVRDLGIAGTPESARNQFRELLEESIIDRPLITIPEQAADDLAERTVKELSPVEK